One segment of Poecile atricapillus isolate bPoeAtr1 chromosome 5, bPoeAtr1.hap1, whole genome shotgun sequence DNA contains the following:
- the DAPL1 gene encoding death-associated protein-like 1 codes for MALRRGIPPGRRHPAVKAGGMRVSKKQENGPVEKSTKPPGKEKSSAIVSFAKPQNMGVLVAEALNKMSHKIHAAALQVAHQKPQPTLEKFILPKRIYIIQQPRKC; via the exons ATGGCGCTAAGGAGGGGTATCCCACCGGGCCGGCGCCATCCCGCAG TTAAAGCTGGAGGTATGAGAGTGtctaaaaagcaagaaaatggaCCTGTTGAGAAAAGTACTAAacctccaggaaaagaaaagtcAAG tGCTATTGTCAGTTTTGCAAAACCTCAGAACATGGGTGTCTTGGTAGCAGAAGCACTGAACAAA ATGAGCCACAAAATCCATGCAGCAGCATTACAAGTGGCTCACCAAAAGCCGCAGCCTACTTTGGAGAAGTTCATATTGCCTAAAAGAATTTACATTATTCAACAGCCACGGAAATGTTAA